Proteins found in one Paenibacillus borealis genomic segment:
- a CDS encoding LysR family transcriptional regulator: MDIRQLKYFLAIAEEGQITSAARKLQMAQPPLSQQLKLLEEELGVKLVERGPRSIQLTDAGIILRNRAQQILELTDSTTREINDFAKGLKGSLSIGTVSSSGATLLHDRLGEFHKNYLGVTFEIHEGNTFMIIDLLNKGIVEIGIIRTPFNTSNLECLYINSEPMIAVMTPDYDWNSGEAGLELGELQNKPLIIYRRFEQLIRETCLEHGFEPQIFCMNDDARTTLLWANAGLGIGIIPKSAFELANHGNLIYKEIRCESLHTRVAAVWIKDKYLSSLAIKFIETFRAR; this comes from the coding sequence ATGGATATCCGCCAATTGAAATATTTCCTGGCGATTGCCGAGGAGGGACAAATCACCTCAGCAGCCAGGAAGCTGCAGATGGCCCAGCCTCCGCTCAGCCAGCAGCTGAAGCTGCTGGAGGAGGAGCTCGGGGTCAAGCTGGTTGAACGCGGCCCGCGCAGCATCCAGTTAACAGATGCGGGAATTATTTTGCGTAACCGGGCCCAGCAAATTCTAGAATTAACGGATTCGACCACCAGAGAAATCAATGATTTTGCCAAAGGATTGAAGGGCAGTCTCTCGATCGGCACGGTCTCCTCTTCCGGAGCTACACTGCTGCATGACCGGCTGGGCGAATTCCACAAGAACTATCTGGGGGTTACTTTTGAAATCCATGAAGGCAATACGTTCATGATCATCGATCTGCTGAACAAAGGTATCGTCGAAATTGGCATTATCCGCACCCCTTTTAATACCAGCAATCTGGAATGTCTGTATATTAATTCGGAACCGATGATTGCGGTTATGACTCCTGATTATGACTGGAATTCCGGCGAAGCGGGCCTTGAACTTGGAGAGCTGCAGAATAAACCGCTTATTATCTACCGCCGTTTCGAGCAGCTCATACGGGAGACCTGTCTGGAGCATGGCTTCGAACCCCAGATCTTCTGCATGAACGATGATGCGCGGACCACCTTGCTCTGGGCCAACGCTGGACTTGGCATCGGAATCATTCCCAAATCTGCTTTTGAGCTGGCGAATCACGGCAATCTGATCTATAAGGAGATCCGGTGCGAATCGCTGCATACCCGCGTGGCCGCAGTCTGGATCAAGGACAAGTATTTATCTTCGCTGGCTATCAAGTTTATTGAGACTTTCAGAGCACGCTGA
- a CDS encoding MBL fold metallo-hydrolase: MNIVELPIQFEYEGQPYYIYPSLIVSGEELTLVDTGYPEFMPLIENAMRKHGYDPQNLRNIIITHYDDDHIGALHDFKAKYPSTMIIASEIEAPYISGQVKSERLVQAEALLVEMPVDELASGEAFVQLLMDLQHVPADQTVRDGEWILGGKCQILATPGHTSGHISLYFPELSSVITGDAAVNEENELAVANPQYCLDLASAEESLKRLKALQARTYYCFHEGKLVWDITSAQA; the protein is encoded by the coding sequence ATGAACATCGTTGAGCTACCCATTCAGTTTGAATATGAAGGACAGCCTTACTATATTTACCCGAGCCTCATTGTATCCGGGGAAGAATTAACCTTAGTGGATACCGGATACCCGGAGTTCATGCCGCTAATAGAGAATGCGATGCGGAAGCATGGATACGACCCGCAGAATCTGCGGAATATCATCATTACCCATTATGACGACGACCATATTGGTGCCTTGCATGATTTCAAAGCGAAATACCCTTCTACCATGATCATTGCGAGCGAAATAGAGGCACCGTATATCTCAGGTCAGGTGAAATCTGAACGGCTGGTCCAGGCTGAAGCTCTGCTGGTGGAGATGCCGGTGGACGAGCTGGCTTCAGGAGAAGCGTTTGTCCAGCTTTTGATGGATTTGCAGCATGTTCCGGCCGATCAGACTGTCCGGGATGGCGAGTGGATTCTAGGTGGAAAGTGTCAAATCCTTGCTACCCCGGGGCATACGTCTGGTCATATTTCTCTGTATTTCCCTGAGCTGAGCAGTGTTATTACAGGTGACGCGGCAGTAAACGAGGAGAATGAACTGGCTGTCGCGAATCCGCAATACTGTCTGGACCTGGCGAGTGCAGAAGAGTCTTTGAAACGGTTAAAAGCACTTCAGGCGCGCACCTATTACTGCTTCCATGAAGGAAAACTGGTTTGGGATATTACTTCAGCCCAAGCTTAA
- a CDS encoding ABC transporter ATP-binding protein → MNSTTTWKRLFRYTSQYRRITIGAVICAILSVIASLIGPLLIGRAVDHMIGPDHVEFPAIFRLLLILGAVYLVGSFFGWLLTYYTNKLAYRTVYDLRRELFDKLDALPLKFHDNHPQGDSISRFVNDMDAVSDGLLQGFSALLTGIVTIAGAIGLMLYISPVMTLVVLLSAPATFFVARFITMRSQQMFREQAKILGGLNGYVEEIVGGQKVVQAYHYEDRSFAAFAERNNELYKTGIKSQFYGSLSNPTTRLVNNITFSVIAMIGSALVIGGHFSVGDLSSFLIYSNLFAKPFNEITGVITQLQSATASAQRIFTILDLPQETPDAPGATVMKGSQGTITLDKVSFAYTPERPLIRNFSLEVKPGTRVAIVGQTGAGKTTLVNLLMRFYEVNSGTIRIDGNDITSITRDSLRRNFGMVLQDTWLYGGSIRDNIAYGKPEATEAEVIAAAKAANAHSFIKRLPEGYNTKISGSGDNLSQGQKQLLTIARVMLVDPPMLILDEATSSIDTLTEVRIQKAFLAMISGRTSFVIAHRLSTIRESDLILFMKDGDIVESGTHEELLGSGGYYARLYNSQFAAV, encoded by the coding sequence ATGAACAGTACAACGACCTGGAAACGGCTGTTTAGATATACAAGCCAATACCGGAGGATAACCATTGGTGCAGTCATCTGCGCCATTCTGAGTGTGATTGCCAGCCTGATCGGACCGCTCTTGATCGGCCGCGCAGTTGACCATATGATTGGACCGGATCATGTAGAATTCCCGGCTATTTTCCGCCTGCTGCTGATCCTGGGAGCCGTATATCTGGTTGGCAGCTTCTTCGGCTGGCTGCTCACTTACTATACGAACAAGCTGGCATACCGGACAGTCTACGATCTCCGCCGTGAGCTGTTTGACAAGCTGGATGCGCTGCCGCTGAAATTCCACGACAATCATCCGCAAGGCGACAGCATCAGCCGGTTCGTGAACGATATGGACGCTGTCTCTGACGGGCTGCTGCAGGGCTTCTCCGCGCTGCTGACCGGAATTGTTACCATTGCCGGGGCTATCGGGCTAATGCTCTATATCAGCCCCGTGATGACGCTGGTGGTGCTGCTGTCAGCACCGGCGACCTTCTTCGTCGCCCGTTTCATTACGATGCGTTCCCAGCAGATGTTCCGTGAGCAAGCCAAAATCCTCGGCGGGCTGAACGGCTATGTGGAAGAGATCGTCGGCGGACAAAAGGTTGTGCAGGCCTATCACTACGAGGACCGTTCTTTTGCAGCGTTCGCGGAGCGGAATAATGAGCTGTACAAGACAGGGATCAAATCACAGTTCTACGGCTCTCTGTCTAATCCGACTACACGTCTGGTGAACAACATCACCTTCTCGGTGATCGCGATGATCGGCAGTGCGCTTGTGATTGGCGGACACTTCTCCGTCGGGGATCTGTCCAGCTTCCTGATCTACTCGAATCTGTTCGCGAAGCCGTTCAATGAGATAACCGGGGTCATTACCCAGCTGCAGTCAGCGACGGCATCGGCGCAGCGCATTTTCACCATTCTGGATCTGCCGCAGGAAACTCCGGATGCTCCGGGTGCTACTGTGATGAAGGGAAGCCAGGGCACCATTACCCTCGACAAGGTGAGTTTCGCCTATACCCCGGAACGGCCGCTGATCAGAAACTTCAGTCTGGAAGTGAAGCCGGGCACACGCGTGGCAATTGTCGGCCAGACCGGAGCGGGCAAGACCACGCTGGTCAACCTGCTGATGCGCTTCTATGAGGTCAACAGCGGCACCATCCGGATAGACGGTAACGACATTACTTCGATTACCAGAGATAGTCTGCGGCGTAACTTCGGTATGGTGCTGCAGGATACCTGGCTGTACGGAGGTTCGATCCGCGATAATATCGCTTACGGCAAGCCGGAAGCAACGGAAGCAGAGGTTATTGCTGCTGCCAAAGCCGCGAATGCACACAGCTTCATCAAGCGGCTGCCCGAGGGCTATAATACGAAAATCAGCGGCTCGGGAGATAATCTCTCCCAAGGCCAGAAGCAGCTGCTTACTATCGCCCGTGTCATGCTCGTTGATCCGCCGATGCTGATTCTGGATGAGGCCACGAGCAGCATTGATACGCTGACGGAGGTGCGGATCCAGAAGGCTTTTCTGGCGATGATCTCCGGACGGACCAGCTTCGTCATTGCCCACCGGTTATCTACCATTCGTGAATCAGATCTCATTCTGTTCATGAAAGACGGAGATATTGTGGAGAGCGGTACGCATGAGGAGCTGCTGGGGAGCGGGGGCTATTACGCCCGATTGTATAATAGCCAGTTTGCGGCGGTTTAG
- a CDS encoding ABC transporter ATP-binding protein, protein MFKIAVYLKPYRKEVIIGPIFKLLEAILELLLPTIVALIINNGIGRQDSAYVYRMGSLMVLMAILGFGCSMICQYYAARASQGFGTSLRNKMFKHISSLSYAELDIIGTPSLINRITNDVNQLQLAVAMLIRLVIRAPFICIGAIIMSMILDFRLSLILIAATPVFGVILYFIITRSSPLYRKYQAKLDRLALVLSENLSGIRVIRAFAESRREKQRFNEASEDLTQTAIRVGRISAWLGPMTTLVVNAAIIAILWAGGIHIDAGRLSQGEIIAFINYVTQILLALIVVSNLVILFTKASSSANRVNEVLAMTASVAEVAADAPAARRDDSAPVISFRNVSFGYNTTGELALENITVDIHRGERVGLIGSTGSGKSTFVNLIPRFYDAVEGEILVEGVNVREYRLEQLRSRIGIVPQKAMLFTGTIADNIRWGKASATREELMSAAAVAQAEEFITKLPEGLDTLVARGGHNLSGGQKQRLTIARAVVGRPPILILDDSSSALDFATDAALRRALNENSGDMTVLLVSQRVSTVRQADQIIVFDEGRIAGIGSHEELLESCGVYQEICMSQLSSEEAVQ, encoded by the coding sequence GTGTTCAAAATTGCTGTTTATCTAAAGCCTTACAGGAAAGAAGTGATCATCGGGCCGATCTTCAAGCTGCTGGAGGCGATTCTGGAGCTGCTGCTGCCGACGATTGTGGCCCTGATTATCAACAACGGAATTGGCAGGCAGGACAGCGCATATGTCTACCGCATGGGCTCCCTGATGGTGCTGATGGCCATCCTCGGCTTCGGCTGCTCTATGATCTGCCAATATTACGCAGCACGCGCATCACAGGGCTTCGGCACATCGCTGCGCAACAAAATGTTCAAGCATATCTCATCGCTGTCATACGCAGAGCTTGATATTATCGGCACACCATCGCTGATCAACCGGATCACGAATGATGTCAATCAGCTGCAGCTGGCCGTAGCCATGCTGATCCGGCTGGTCATACGGGCACCGTTCATCTGCATTGGGGCGATTATCATGTCGATGATCCTGGATTTCCGGCTGTCGCTGATTCTGATTGCGGCTACTCCGGTATTCGGCGTCATTCTCTATTTCATCATTACGCGCAGCTCGCCGCTCTACCGCAAATATCAGGCGAAGCTGGACCGTCTGGCACTGGTGCTCAGCGAGAATCTGTCCGGTATCCGCGTCATCCGCGCCTTCGCAGAGAGCCGCCGGGAGAAGCAGCGCTTCAATGAAGCTTCCGAGGATTTGACGCAGACCGCAATCCGGGTCGGACGTATATCCGCCTGGCTCGGACCGATGACCACGCTGGTGGTTAATGCAGCGATTATCGCCATTCTGTGGGCAGGCGGCATTCATATCGATGCCGGACGGCTGTCACAGGGGGAGATTATCGCATTCATCAACTATGTGACCCAGATCCTGCTTGCGCTGATTGTGGTATCGAATCTTGTAATTCTGTTTACCAAAGCCTCATCTTCTGCCAACCGGGTCAACGAGGTGCTGGCGATGACGGCATCCGTTGCCGAAGTTGCGGCAGATGCCCCGGCCGCCCGGCGGGATGATTCAGCGCCGGTGATCTCCTTCCGCAATGTTTCGTTTGGCTATAATACAACCGGTGAGCTTGCTCTGGAGAATATCACGGTTGACATTCACCGGGGAGAGAGGGTCGGACTGATCGGCAGTACCGGCTCCGGCAAATCGACCTTCGTGAACCTGATTCCGCGGTTCTATGATGCGGTGGAGGGTGAAATTCTGGTAGAAGGTGTGAATGTGCGGGAATACCGGCTGGAGCAGCTGCGGAGCAGAATCGGTATCGTGCCGCAGAAGGCCATGCTGTTCACGGGTACGATTGCCGACAACATCCGCTGGGGCAAGGCCTCAGCAACCAGGGAAGAGCTTATGTCTGCAGCGGCTGTGGCCCAGGCGGAAGAGTTCATCACCAAGCTGCCGGAGGGGCTGGATACGCTTGTCGCGCGCGGAGGACATAATCTGTCCGGAGGACAGAAGCAGCGGCTGACGATCGCCCGCGCGGTTGTAGGGCGTCCGCCGATTCTCATTCTGGATGATTCCTCCAGTGCGCTTGATTTCGCCACGGATGCGGCTTTGCGCCGGGCGCTGAACGAGAACAGCGGGGATATGACGGTTCTGCTTGTATCCCAGCGCGTGAGTACTGTAAGACAGGCAGATCAGATTATCGTATTCGATGAAGGGCGGATTGCCGGTATCGGCAGTCATGAGGAATTGCTGGAGAGCTGCGGGGTCTACCAGGAAATCTGCATGTCCCAGCTCTCAAGCGAGGAGGCCGTACAATGA
- a CDS encoding AraC family transcriptional regulator codes for MMKIQLETVPATRIAYVRQTGPYGPHNAQAMDQLKQWARKHQLLTGSAVLFGIPQDNPETTLPEQCRYDACISLPEDASTAAPAEGSVLYGQLSGGTYAIVTIEHTTEAMQQAWAELIPALHGSGRQMDSNKPVMERYTGDMIRNHLCQLCIPVVM; via the coding sequence ATGATGAAGATTCAGCTCGAAACGGTTCCGGCAACACGCATTGCTTATGTACGCCAGACAGGTCCTTATGGTCCTCATAACGCGCAGGCGATGGATCAACTAAAGCAATGGGCAAGGAAACATCAGCTGCTCACGGGATCAGCCGTCCTCTTCGGGATTCCGCAGGACAACCCGGAGACTACACTGCCTGAGCAATGCAGATACGATGCCTGTATTAGCCTGCCTGAGGATGCTTCGACGGCTGCTCCAGCAGAAGGCTCAGTCCTTTACGGCCAACTGTCCGGCGGAACCTATGCGATTGTCACCATTGAACATACGACTGAGGCTATGCAGCAAGCATGGGCAGAGCTGATCCCGGCGCTGCACGGCAGCGGACGGCAAATGGACAGCAATAAACCCGTTATGGAAAGATACACGGGAGACATGATCCGCAATCATCTTTGCCAGTTATGCATCCCGGTAGTGATGTAA
- the htpG gene encoding molecular chaperone HtpG has translation MAKKEFKAESKRLLEMMINSIYTQREIFLRELISNASDAIDKIYYKALADEGLVFNKEDYYIKVTADKATRTLTISDTGIGMTQEELENNLGIIANSGSFAFKKDNEAKDGHNIIGQFGVGFYSAFMVADDVTVISKALGSDQAFKWESQGADGYTIEPCEKDAVGTEITLKIKENTEDDNYDEFLEEYRLKSIIKKYSDFIRFPIKMDITGRQPKEDAENEFVDVIEEQTVNSMVPIWRKNKNELTEEDYNNFYAEKRYGFDKPLKHIHISADGAVVYNAILFIPENTPFDYYTKEYEKGLELYSNGVLIMNKCGDLLPDYFSFVKGMVDSEDLSLNISRELLQHDRQLTLIAKNIKSKIKSQLLSLLKDEREKYETFYKSFGRQLKFGVYNDYGMEKETLQDLLMFHSSKEKKLVTLAEYVERMPEDQKFIYYASGESVERIEKLPQTEIVLDKGYEILYFTDDIDEFAIKMIMSYKEKEFKNVSSGDLGIEESAEDKPSEAEENENKGLFEAMQGILSGKVKAVKASKRLKSHPVCLSTEGELTIEMEKILKAMPNGGQDVQADKVLEINIHHDVFKSLKAAAEGDKEKLGLYTNLLYNQALLIEGLQVNDPVQFTNDICKIMV, from the coding sequence ATGGCCAAAAAAGAGTTTAAAGCCGAATCCAAAAGACTGCTGGAAATGATGATTAACTCCATCTATACGCAGCGGGAGATTTTTCTGCGGGAACTGATTTCGAATGCAAGCGATGCTATCGACAAAATCTATTACAAAGCACTGGCCGACGAAGGCCTGGTGTTCAATAAAGAGGATTACTACATTAAAGTGACCGCCGACAAGGCGACCCGCACACTTACGATTTCCGACACCGGAATCGGGATGACGCAGGAAGAGCTGGAGAACAACCTGGGGATTATCGCGAACAGCGGCTCTTTTGCTTTTAAGAAGGATAATGAAGCCAAGGACGGACACAACATCATCGGACAATTCGGGGTAGGTTTCTATTCCGCATTCATGGTGGCTGACGATGTTACAGTGATCAGTAAAGCGCTGGGCAGCGACCAGGCGTTCAAGTGGGAATCCCAGGGTGCGGACGGTTACACGATTGAGCCTTGTGAGAAGGATGCTGTCGGAACCGAAATCACGCTGAAGATCAAAGAGAACACCGAGGACGATAACTACGATGAGTTCCTGGAAGAGTACCGCCTGAAGTCGATCATCAAGAAATATTCGGACTTCATCCGCTTCCCGATCAAGATGGACATCACCGGCAGACAGCCTAAAGAGGACGCCGAGAATGAATTCGTCGATGTCATCGAAGAGCAGACCGTGAACAGCATGGTGCCGATCTGGCGCAAGAACAAAAACGAGCTGACGGAAGAAGACTACAACAACTTCTATGCGGAGAAACGCTACGGCTTCGACAAGCCGCTGAAGCATATCCATATCAGTGCCGACGGCGCGGTGGTCTATAATGCGATCCTGTTCATTCCGGAGAATACTCCGTTCGACTATTACACCAAGGAATATGAAAAAGGCCTGGAGCTCTACTCCAACGGCGTGCTGATTATGAACAAATGCGGGGATCTGCTGCCGGACTACTTCAGCTTCGTCAAGGGGATGGTGGATTCCGAGGATCTGTCGCTGAACATCTCCCGTGAGCTGCTGCAGCATGACCGCCAGCTGACGCTGATTGCGAAGAACATTAAGAGCAAGATCAAGAGCCAGCTCCTGAGCCTGCTGAAGGATGAGCGTGAGAAATATGAGACGTTCTACAAATCTTTTGGCAGACAGCTGAAGTTCGGGGTCTACAATGACTATGGTATGGAAAAAGAAACGCTGCAGGACCTCCTGATGTTCCACTCCTCGAAGGAGAAGAAGTTGGTTACGCTGGCTGAATATGTGGAAAGAATGCCGGAAGACCAGAAGTTCATCTATTACGCCTCCGGTGAATCGGTTGAACGGATTGAGAAGCTGCCGCAGACGGAAATCGTGCTGGACAAGGGGTATGAGATCCTCTACTTCACGGACGATATCGATGAATTCGCAATCAAGATGATCATGTCTTACAAAGAGAAGGAATTCAAGAATGTCTCCAGCGGTGACCTGGGTATTGAAGAAAGCGCCGAGGACAAGCCTTCTGAAGCGGAAGAAAATGAGAACAAAGGATTGTTCGAAGCGATGCAGGGCATCCTGTCCGGCAAAGTGAAGGCAGTCAAAGCGTCCAAGCGGCTGAAATCCCATCCGGTCTGCCTGTCTACTGAAGGCGAGCTGACCATCGAGATGGAGAAAATCCTCAAGGCTATGCCTAACGGCGGCCAGGATGTACAAGCGGATAAGGTGCTGGAAATCAACATTCACCATGATGTCTTCAAATCGCTGAAGGCTGCTGCCGAAGGCGACAAGGAGAAGCTGGGTCTGTACACTAACCTCCTGTACAACCAGGCGCTCCTGATCGAAGGTCTGCAGGTTAACGATCCGGTGCAGTTCACGAACGATATTTGCAAAATCATGGTCTAA